TCCAGTAATATAATTTCCAATTATTCGACCATCTTTATTCGTTTCAATGCCGTAACAAACATCTCCCGATCCTCCTAAAGGTTGATTATCTCCAGGTTCTGGGACTGGAAAGTTTCCTGCTTTGGCAGTATACTTCGATACAACAAATCCAGATGATAAGTAAAAATTGATACCTCGATTTCTTGCTTGTGTTAAAACTCTACTATTAGGATATGCGATTAGTGCAGTTTGATTATTTACAGAGCTATTTATCCCGCTAACAATTATTCCTCGTCCGCTTTGTCCAGTTGTAACATTACTAACATCTTCAACACCATCGTGAGCATAAATTAATTCACCTCCTTTTATATTTTTAAGCGCTCCTTTTGTGTCTGGACTTATAGTTTGCCATGGATTAGAGAAGCTTCCATCACCAGTGAAATTATCACCTGTTGGTTTTACATGATAAATAACACCATCTCGTATTGTAAATGGTAAACTATTAGAGTTTACACCATTTATAGTTACAAATATTTCTCCTATTCCAGAAGCTGCATTAGGTATTGAAACGGCTATTTCTTGCATAAGTAAGGGGTCGAAAAGATTTGAAGGCCCACTAGGTAGTTCTCCATCGGCATTTTTCCAGTAATATATGTATGACATATTATGGATTACGCCCTGAGAATCTTTAAATGAAATGATTGATTCATTTTGTGAGGCTCCAAGGTTTTGTCCCCAGATTGTTACAATGGCACCTTCTCCATTTCCATCGTTTAATCCTGTGCCAGGACCATTTGTTATATCTGTAAAGTTTAATATTGGGTTTTGCGAGTAAATGGTAGTTTGAATGGTTATTAGAAATATTATAAATAGGGTTACTTTCTTAGTAATTTGTAGTGTTGTTTTCATAATGTGGTACTTGTGTTTTTAACTTAGGCTTATATCAGAGATGCCGAATGAATTATTTAGTTTTTCAAGAAATAATGAAAGAGTTTTAATTTCTTCCTTAACCTCATTAACTCTGGATTTTGATTTGTATATTTTATTTGTGATAGTGTCTCGGCCATCTGCTGTTTTAATTGTGATCAACAGATTTTGAGTGAATTTTGAGTTAGAGCTGGTTTGGTGGAACAAAGACATTTCAAGAAAATTTGAAATTTTTTGCTCTTCTTTTTTAAAAATGTAAAGTGGTTTTATGCCCCGTTTTGTTTTTTTTGAAACTCTATAGTTATCTTTTAACTTATCAATTATGAAAGTCTGATTGGTGTTTTTTACCGTAGAATTTATGATTAAAGGGGTTAGTGAAAAATCACCAAAACCTACATCTACTAAATATTCTTTCTTTTCAATTTTGACAATTAGAGCCAAATGATCATAATTTGGGCCATAACCTTTAGTTTTATCGAAAACTCTTCCTGAGATAATCCAAGTATTAAAGTTTAAGGATTTTAAGAGATGAAAGAATAGTCCATTTAGTTCATAACAAATTCCACCTCTATTGTTAGTTATAATTTTATTATAAAGTTTACTTTTCTCTAAATTTAGAGGCTTTCTTATGTGAATATCAATATTCTCAAAAGGGATATTAAATAAATGATGTGCATGCAATTTATTAAGCGTCTCAATTGAGGGAGAAATATTTCCTGAATATCCAATTCTTTTTAAATAACTTTCTACAAACATATTAGCTTATTTATCGGTTAAAGAATTGTCTGTCTAACTCTATATATTGAACTTCACTATTTTTAACGCTATCCCATTTGTGTTCTTTTGTATAACCAATTTTTCTTGTAAAGAATAGGTGTTTACGATTGGGAGTGATATATGGGCAGAAATAATCCCATTGTTGATTAAAGTCTTTGTTCAGGAATAAGTCTTTAAGTGGCTGCCATTTACCATTTTTTCTTTTAGAAATAGAAAATCCTTTACCACCATTTGATTTTGTAGTGATTAAGTACTTTTCATCTGGTGTGATATAAGTGCTTCTAGATGAATTAGAATCGTTAATTGGAATTCCAACATTTACTGGTTTGGCAAATCTATTCCTTCCGAGATACTGAGCTCTGTATAAATCTCGTTTTCCGTATCCACCAGGGCGATTAGAGGTAAAATATAGGCTTCCATCGTTAACAACAATTGGATATGATTCAACATATTTTTTAGTTGAAATATGTGATGGTAATTTGAGTGCTTTCTGCCATTTCCCGTTTATTTTATTACTTACGTAAATATCCGGCGGTGATTTTTCTGCATAGTCATTTGGACTAATACCTAAGAAATACATCTTTTTGCCATCTATTGTAATTGTTGGATCAATAGCTACAGATCTTTTAATTTTATCTTTAAACATGAAAATGGGTGTTGGTTTTTGCCATTTTCCATTTTTATATTCAGAATGATGGATTATGAATGACTTTTTAATTCTTCTTGTGAAGAACAATTCTGTGAAGTCGTTATTGAAAACTGTATTAACTTCAAGATTTACAGTGTTAACAAGACCAGGAGCAAAATTTGTTATCGAATTCTTAGTTGTTGTTTTGAGAATCTTTTGTCCACCGCATCCGGTTAGAAATAAATTAAGTATAACTAATAATGCTACTTTGTTTTTTAAGAAAATTAGAAGTTGTTTAATCGATGTCTTTTTCATTTTTTAAATTATATATAATTAAAGTGATCATTGATAATGCACTTGAGATTAAAAAGCCTAGAAATAGATTTGTGTTTGGAGAGTTACTCATAAATGAATACAAAACGGATATTAGTGTTCCTAAAATCATAACCAAGAAATTGTGAATTGATGAACCAATACCTGCAATATGAGTTATTCTATTCATGGCGAGAGAGGTTGCATTTCCAAAAATTAAGCCAATAGACAAGAATTGAAGTACAGTCAAAACTACATATACTGAAAGCGAAACGGAGCTATATAATAGGAATAGTATAAAATACATGGAGGAAACAACTAACAATGCCTGTAAGCTCCTTCGGATAATTATGGTTGGTGTATATTTATTCAATAATAATCGATTAGATAATGTTGAGATTATTAAGATTATTGATAGAATAAAAAAGACGAATAAAAAGTTATTCTGTAATCCATAATGAATTTTAAAAATGTCAGAATATGAACTTAAATACAGAATAAAGACACCTTCAATTAAACCTAATATTAGAGTGTAAAGTATTGTAGGCCTACTTCTTTTAAATTCATTGAAGTTTTTCTTAAAATTCTTTCTAGAAAGAGGGATTCTATTGGAAGTAACTAATGTTTCTCTTTGTCGTGTGTAAAACCAAAGAATTGTAGTTAAGAAGAATAATATTTGGAATAATATAATGGCTTTCCAGTTAAATGAATTATTAAGTAACTGGCCAATTACTGGAGCTATCATTGGAATGAGAAGGAATACACTCATTACGCTAGACATTACTTTATTCATTTTTGTACCTTTAAATGAATCAGTTATTATAGATATGCTAACTGTTCTAAAGGATGAAGCGCCTATGCCTTGAATTACTCTTCCTAAGAGCATAATATTTAAGGTTTCAGATTTTAAGCTAATTATCAGGCCAGTCATGAAAATAAAAGCTCCTATGAGAATACTTTTTTTTCTCCCTATGGAGTCTGAAAGAGGTCCGAAGATGATTTCCCCAATTCCTAATCCAATAAAAATTGACGTAATAATCCATCCTAATTGAGTAGGTGTACTGGCTAAAAATGTCTCTCCAATACTTGGAAGTGCTGGAATTAAAGAATCAATTCCTAATGCAATATTAGACATTAACAATGCAATGATAATTACTGTCTCTATTTCTTTAATAGGAATTGACTCTCTTTTTATGGTTTTTGGCATTACTTTAATTATTATTCTCTTTAAAGTTTAAGCCAATAATTTTCGCCTCCTCTAGCGATTGAAAATACTTCTCTTTTTTTTCTATGAATGCTGATCCATATAACTTTTTCTTTTTAAAATCTATGTAAAGTGTTACTAGCGATGCGTGTTCTTGAACTATAAAGCTCAAGAAATATTTTTTTTTCGCCACTTTGATTATTTTGTAGCCAACTTTTCCTTTTACTCCTTTATAGGGGCCTTCAGTCCATTCGAAATGGTACAAGTTATCCTGAAATTTTCCTTTAACTTTTCCTCCATCCTGATATTGATATACCATTGTAGTACCATTTATGTTTGGAGTATTTTTTGATTTTTGAGAGAAGCAATTATTTACCGTAGATAATGCGATCAATAATATTAGTATGAATTTGTTCATGATTTTTAGTTTAAAAAAGTAGAGTCCTGATAAAGACTCCAAAGTTGTTTTTATAAATATTAGGTACATTAAACTGATCAAAATTGGCTGCCAATCCGAATTGATAGTTTTTTAATTGAAGTCCAGCTCTAAGCTGCTGGTAACTTCTAAAAATTTGAGAAAAATTTGTGGTTGCTAAAAACTGAGCTCTTAAATAGATACTAGTTTTATTGCTAATTTTTGGTTTGTATTCTATTAAAGCGAAATTTGATAGCTCCATTACTCCGTTTAAATTCACAGAAGGAAAAACAACAACGAGTAAGTTTTTCTTAAAAAATGAATATTGTAAACCTGTAGTAAAAAACGATCCAGGACCTTGTATTTCTCCTCCAAAGCCTATGCTAAGTCCTTTCCAAATTTTTTGAGATAGAAATCCAGTAATGAAATAATGGTTGTCTTGATTGTCACTCCAGTTTGCATCGAAACTACTTACGTTAAAAAAATTTAATCCATTATCATTTAAATTTTTGGATATTACGTGTTGATAGTAAAAAGATCTTGAACCAAGAAGTGTTTCAACAGGAATAGGGGATTGCGTTTTTTTAATTTGAGAATTTTGAGCATGAATGCTTAATTGCAATAGAAGAGATAATATGGCAGCTACTTTTATCTTACAACTCATTTTTTATAGTTTAGCTACAACATTTGGATAATTTCCAATTACCTGCCATTTATCATTATCTAAAATGATATGAATGTAAGAATGGAATATGAGTGCTTTACTTTCTAGTACGACTTCCATCATTGCAGTATTATCAAATATTTTAGAATCTATGATGTTAATTGATCTTGGAAGTCCTCCAAAAGTCTTGTCCTTTATGTAGTCTAAATATTGATTTTTTCCAATATTATAAACACCTGGTTTTCCGAAAAAGCCGTATTGTGTATTTATATAATTATCATGAATAACTGTTTCTAGAAGTTTTACATCACTATTGTCTGCAGCATTAATAAATGTGTTTAGAGCGTTTTTAACCTTTTCTATTTTTTGTACGTTTTCTTTTTTGGCATTTTCATCTGATGTCATTCTTTTATAATTTTAAGATTATACTTTTAGGACAATTCAAAGTATGATAGTGTGACAACTATCCTTAGTATGTTACAATTCTGGATCCTTTTGTTGAAATCCTTTGATTTTTGTCACGTTTTCATTTTGTGGTTTGTCATATCTTATTGATATATTTATTTATGAAAGATTCATTCTATAGAAAACTTAGAGTTTATGCCTACAATATCATTGGTATCTATGACGATGCCAATGATATTGTACAAGATGTACTTGAAAAATTCATCAAGGTTGAAAAATCAGGAATTGAAAATGAAGAAGCCTATTTAATTCGGATGGTAATTAATTCTTCAATAAATTTTAAGAATCGGATGAAAAAATTTTCTACTTATGGGAGATGGTTACCAGAACCTGTTCAAACTGATTCTGCAGATTCTATGTTAGAAAGGGAGTTAATAGCTGATTATGCATTGATGGTTTTATTTGAAAAGCTTAATCCGAAAGAGAGAGCTGTTTTCATATTAAAAGAAGGTTTCGATTATAAACATCATGAGATTGCCGAAGTTCTAGATATAACGGATGCAAATAGCAGGAAACTTTTGGGACGTGCAAAATTAAAACTAGGAAATGGGGTTTTTGTTGGAAGACAAATGAAACGACATGATATATCTCCTTTTTTAAAAGCTTTAAATTCTTCCGATATTAATAAACTTGAATCTCTTTTTTCTGAAAATATTTCTTTTTCTGCAGATGGAGGAGATTCTGTTCAAGTAGTGGCTACGAACACGATAGGGAAATCCAATATTTCTAAATTACTGGTTATAGTTTATAAGAATTTTCTTAATGATAAATCTTATAAGATAAGTGTTATGAATCATCAAGTTTCAATTGTTTATAAATCTCAAGAGCGAACTAATAGTTGTTTGTTGTTTAGCTTTAACGACGAAGGGTATATTGAGTCAATTTATTCTGTCGTTGATCCATTTAAACTAACAAATTTTTAAAAACTTGTCACTTTTTAATGTTGACGTTTGTTATATAAGAAACAATTTCAAATGAAAACATTATTAAGAATAGACTCGAGCTTTAATTCTGACAGATCTTTTAGCAGGATGATGGCCGATTATTATGTTAAATGCTGGGAAAAGGAAAATCCAAATGGTAGAGTCTTTTATAGGGATTTAGATACTGAAGTTATTTTGCCTTTAACTTCAAAGACCTATGCTGCATTTTATAACGGTGAAAACTCTGAAGGGTGTTTAGGTGTTTCAGATTCGTTAATTGATGAGCTATACTCAGTTGATGAGATTTTAATTAGTTCGCCAGTTTTTAATCATTCAATTCCAAGCAATTTAAAAGCATATATAGATCAAATAGTTAGGATTAATAGAACTTTTGAATATGATGAGGAAACTGGAGATCGACGCGGTTTACTTACAGGAAAGAAGGCCAGTGTTATAGTTTCTAGAGGAGGTAAAGAAAAAAGTGATGGGGTTGAGAAGTATTTATCAGGAATATTAGATTATATGGGGGTTTCTGAAGTAGATGAGTTTTCAATATCAGGTACTGTTTATAAAGATGTAGACGAGAGAGTGGTGGAAGTTAAAAAAAGAATAGAGACTAAGTTTGATAAAGTACCACTATGAAGAGTGAGAAGATTTTTTTCGAAGATGTTTTAGTTAATAATGCATTAGTTTTAAAGGAAGGTGATGGAGAAAAATTAGAGGTTAATGGTAACTCGGTTGTTTTAAAAATTAGTAGCGAGAACACTGATAATCAGCTTGGTGTTTACGAGGTAAATCTAAAACCGTCATCAATGGGTGCTAAACCGCATTATCACAGATTTATGGATGAAACTTTTATTGTTTTAAAAGGAAGTCCAACTGTTACTATGGGAGAAAAGGAGATGGTACTTTCTGAAGGTAGTGTGGTTTTTGTACCTAAATTTACTGTTCACGGTTTTAGAAATGATTCTCATTCTAATTGTAAAATGCTTATTGTTTTTAATCCTGCAATGAGGAGAGAGGGATTTTTTAGGGGGTTATCTTATTTGTTGAATAAGGACAAATTGGATAGTACTAAGTTTAGAAAACTTTATAATAAGTACGATAGCTATTTAGTAGAGTAGCTCTAAATTTAGTTGTTTATATAGTTTAGTTTTCTCTCCTCCCAAATAAATATTTTTTACTTGGGATTACTGGAACAGTCTTCATTTTTTTTAAAAAATTTTTAAATGTTTTTGACTGTTCCTTTTTTGTTGATTTATGGAATCTCTTTCAAAATTATTAATGTCTTTCTCGTTTTTATCTGATGTAGATATCGCAGACGGTGTGAATAGGATGTATACGAAAGTATTGGAGAAGAACGACTTTTTAATTCGTTCAGGTAAAACCTGCGATTGGTTAGCCTTTGTAAGCTCGGGAATAATTCGTAATTATTATATTTCGTCCAAGGATGAAGAAGTAACTTACTGTCTAACATTTCCCGGAAACTTTATTACGGCTTGGTCTTCTTTTATCTCTAGTACAAATACGTTTGAAAATATTCATGCGCTTACAAATGCCGAGTTGATTATTTTAAAGAAGAGTGATTACTATGAACTAATATCATCAAGCGAATCTTGGCTAAGATTCTTTAATTTTTTCACAGAGCAATCATATATTTTAATGGAAGATCGATTGTTAAGTATTCAAATGGTAACAGCAAAACAACGATATAGAAAATTATTAATAAGTAATCCTGAGTATGTTCAATATGTTCCTTTAAAATACATAGCATCTTATCTAGGAATTTCACAACGTCATTTAAGTCGATTAAGAGCAGAGATTTCAAAATTTGATAATATTAAAAAGTAAAGAAGGAATCAAGGATGTTCTGCTGAATTAAATTAAAGATTGTAAGAATGGCTCAAAAGTCATATTTAATCCAAAAATTATTTAGAGAATACAATTTAAGAATGAAGATTTACGAAAGAATATTAAGAAAAAGTTTTAATATTAATACCATTGCTCTTATTACCAGTTTAGTGACTGTTATATTTTTAATGGCGCAAATAAGATTAATGAGTAGGCAAACACAGGTTTTCATTAACCAAGCGAAGAATAGTTCTTGGCCGAGATTATCTGTAACTATGCATAGAGGATTTACGAGTGATGGGCATGTTAAATTTCTGAAGTTGAATATAGCCAACAAAGGAGTTGGTCCTGGGATTATCGAGGATATTAATTTTGCCTACAAAGGTCGGGAATTTAATACTTGGTGGGACTTTTATGGAATTATTAAGGTACCAGATTCTATTACTCGAGGTCATAGAGACGCGGGAATATATAAGGGATTCGTATTAAGTCCAAATGAAACCTTTAATATGGTGGATTGGTCGGGAAATAAAGAATTGTCGAGTTTTATTCATGAGCGTATAGATGATGTAAAGTTGAAGATTAAATTTAAATCAATTTATGATGATGTTTGGATTTTAGAGAAAGAATATTCTTCTGATTTATATTCTTCTGATTTTGATTTAATAACTAAAGTTCAATAACAATATTGAATATATATAATTTAGTATTAGTTTATTTGTTTCTGCATTCTAAGGGCTTTTAATTTTCTGATCTCTTTGGGCATTCGGGATTAAATAGTGCTTTCTACGTATTATCCTTTTATCTAAGGTTGTTACAAATAATTTTATGCTCTATTTGTTTCTATTTATTAATTTTTAAAGACTTTCTCAATTAAAAGTATAGTTGTATTTCTTTAATTGTTAAATGCTCTCAAATCCAATTTTCGCATCAATTTGAGCCAAAATATTAAGAGTACATAGTTCCATTGCCTCGAATCCTTGATCTGTTGTAATTTCTTCTCCTAATCGTCCTTGATATTTATATTCTTCATTTAAAATAGGAAATTGAATAGCAACATAAGCAATATCTTTTCTAGTGTTCACAGAAAGATAGCTTCCACTTGGTGAGGAAAAATTAGGTAGTTTTAATCCAACTTTATCTAGATTTGATTAGGGATCCATTGAAATACTTTTGGTGTTGATTAAATAAACTTGATATCTAATTTGAAACTTTGAGTAAATTCAATTATAACTTTTATAGGAATGTTAAGTATTTTGGATTTAAAGTATAAAAAAAGCTCTCAAAACTTTGAGAGCTTTTTGCGGTCTGGACGGGACTCGAACCCGCGACCCCATGCGTGACAGGCATGTATTCTAACCAGCTGAACTACCAGACCGTTGCGCTATTGCGGGTGCAAATATAGCACCCTTTTTGGTTTCTGCAAACTTTTTTAGAAAAAAAATTAAAATTTATTTCTACTCACTAAATATGTGGTGAGAATTTTATTGTAGTTCTCATTGATATTCACGGGAATATAGTTGATTTTGTACTGCAGACATTTATTTTTTAAATTTTCAAAAAAATTGGCGATTTCCTTGTTGTAAGACTCTTTTACGCTTTCTGCATATAAATTTATTTGCTGCCCTGTTTCAACATCCACGAATTTTTTAGGTGAATTTTCAAAATCAAAGTCATATTCTAACTCCTTGTCGAAGGTGTGAAATAAAATTACTTCGTGTTTGTTGTATTTTAAATGTCTTAAGGCATCAAATAGTTCTTCATTGTCTTTCGAAGGCTGAAACATATCTGTAAATAGAAATATCATTGATCTTCGATGTATCTTCTGGGCAATTTCGTGTAAATACTGGTATGTTTCCGTTGCTTTTGATGCTTTGGGCTGCTGTAATAAAGATTCTAACTGATGTGTAAGTATCTTTCTATGACGATCACTTCCTTTCTCAGGAGCGTAAAATTCATAAGAATCAGAGTATACGCTTAAACCAACAGCATCTCTTTGTTTTTTAAGTAACTCAATTAAAGAGGCAGCAGCAACTATTGAAAAACCAATTTTATTTAGATCATCAAAACGCTGTACTTTTTTTAAAGGATAATGCATAGAAGATGAATTATCTATAATGATATGACATCTTAAATTTGTTTCTTCCTCGTACTTTTTAGTATATAATTTCTCTGTTTTTGCAAATAGTTTCCAATCTATATGCTTTGTGTCCTCTCCTTTGTTATAAAGCTTGTGCTCTGAGAATTCCACGGAAAATCCATGATATGGACTTTTATGCATTCCTGTAATAAAACCTTCTACCACTTGTTTTGCTAGAAGATCTAAATTTTTTATTTCAGAAGATTGTAATTGGGAAAGATCTATTGCCATTTACCGAAAATAAAAAAGGTTTGACATTTGTCAAACCTTTTTTATGAAATAATTTTGTTTACTAATTATAACGCAGCGTCTATTTTATCAGTATACGCTTTTTTAGGAGCTGCTCCAACTTGCTTCGCAACAACTTCACCGTTTTTGAAAACTAAAACTGTAGGGATATTTCTCACTCCATATTTAGCTGCAAATTCTTGGTTTGCGTCTACATCTACTTTTCCAACTACTGCTTTACCTTCGTATTCTTTACTGATTTCGTCAATGATCGGTCCAACCATTCTACAAGGTCCACACCAAGTTGCCCAGAAATCTACTAAAACAGGCTTATCAGATTTCAATACTGTTTCTTCGAATGTTGTATCTGTAATTTCTAATGCCATTCTTTTGTCTTTAATCGTTAATGCCCACAAATGTAAGAATTTATTTTTCTATTCTCACTTTCAAATAGATTGGTTTTTCTTATTAATAAATCAATTTTCTAAATATCTTCCCTTGGTTATTTTTATAGTAAGATAATAATAGTAAATTTGCCAGCAACTTAAGAGGAAAGATTTGGTTATGATTGCAACCTCGTAAAAAAATGCTAAAGCAGTAATGTTTGGCTTCTTTTGCGACAAACTTTCCACTTACTAATTTTAATAAACAACGAAATATGTCATACTTTTTTACATCAGAGAGTGTATCTGAAGGGCATCCAGATAAAGTAGCGGATCAAATTAGTGACGCTTTAATAGATAATTTTTTAGCTTTTGATCCTAATTCAAAAGTGGCTTGTGAAACATTAGTAACTACTGGTCAGGTAGTATTAGCAGGAGAAGTAAAATCTAATATTTATTTAGACGTTCAAAAAATTGCTAGAAATGTAATCAACAAAATCGGTTACACAAAGAGTGAATATATGTTTGATGGAAACTCTTGTGGAGTTTTTTCAGCAATTCACGAACAATCAGATGATATTAACAGGGGAGTAGATAGAGCTAAAAAAGAGGAGCAAGGAGCAGGAGATCAAGGAATGATGTTTGGTTATGCTACTAACGAAACTGAAAATTATATGCCTTTGGCCTTAGATTTGTCTCACTTAATATTAAAGGAGTTAGCAGATTTAAGAAGAGAAGGGAATGAAATTAAATACTTACGTCCAGATGCGAAAAGCCAGGTGACAATTGAGTATTCTGATGATAACGTACCACAAAGAGTAGAAGCAATTGTAGTTTCAACTCAGCATGATGATTTTGGTGGAGATGATGAAATGTTAGCTAAAATTAGAAAGGATATTAAAGATATTTTAATGCCTAGAGTAATTGCTAAATTACCTTCTCAAATTCAAACTTTATTTAATGATGATATTAAATATCACATCAATCCAACTGGAAAGTTCGTGATTGGTGGACCTCATGGAGATACTGGATTAACTGGTCGTAAGATTATTGTTGATACTTATGGAGGTAAAGGAGCGCATGGAGGTGGAGCTTTCTCTGGAAAGGATCCAAGTAAAGTAGATAGAAGTGCTGCTTATGCTACTCGTCATATTGCTAAAAACTTAGTTGCAGCAGGACTTGCAGATGAGGTTTTAGTTCAAGTTTCTTATGCTATTGGAGTTGTTGAGCCAATGGGAATTTTTGTTGATACTTATGGAACAGCGAAGGTAGATTTAACAGATGGTGAAATCGCTGCTAAAGTTTCTGAGATTTTTGACATGAGACCACATGCTATTGAGGACAGATTAAAACTAAGAACTCCTATGTATAGTGAAACAGCTGCATATGGACACATGGGTAGAAAGAATGAAGTAATTTCTAAGAAGTTTGTTCAGCCAAATGGTGAAGTGAAAGAGGTTGAAGTAGAATTGTTTACTTGGGAAAAACTTGATTACGTTGCGAAAGTAAAAGAGGCTTTCGGTTTATAGTGAACTGAAAAGTTTAATCATAATTTTAAAAAGGCATTTTGTACTACTACAAAATGCTTTTTTGTGTTAAACATGTTACAATTGTGTAACAAATATGTAACATATTTAGAGTTTGATTTCTTGTAACCCTTTTATTTATTGTGTTTTATGGAGTTTGTTGATGTGAAACAATTTTAAAATATAAGTTGAAATCGTGAAGTTATCTTTGTAACAGGGAATTATATAAAAGTCAAAATAAATTTAATAATTATGGGGAAATTATTACTTAACAAAATAGGATTAATCACGAAACGCGCTTTAAACATTCTAGCTGAATCAGGAAGAGCAGCAAGTTATGCGTTAAAGCATTAAGGAGAAATAGAAAGAAAAGAAAAGCACTACGTTTGTAGTGCTTTTTTTATGTCTTATTATTAAATAGTTTCCTATTTTATTTGAATTACGTAAGGCATTCTTGCTTGAATCCCTTCCATGTTTTTAAATTCATTAATTTGACGGAATAATTCATAGTTTTCACTACCAATAGCCTCTTTAATGATTTCTTCTTTATTAACTTTTCCGAAAGGAGAGAT
This genomic window from Tenacibaculum sp. 190524A05c contains:
- the metK gene encoding methionine adenosyltransferase, translating into MSYFFTSESVSEGHPDKVADQISDALIDNFLAFDPNSKVACETLVTTGQVVLAGEVKSNIYLDVQKIARNVINKIGYTKSEYMFDGNSCGVFSAIHEQSDDINRGVDRAKKEEQGAGDQGMMFGYATNETENYMPLALDLSHLILKELADLRREGNEIKYLRPDAKSQVTIEYSDDNVPQRVEAIVVSTQHDDFGGDDEMLAKIRKDIKDILMPRVIAKLPSQIQTLFNDDIKYHINPTGKFVIGGPHGDTGLTGRKIIVDTYGGKGAHGGGAFSGKDPSKVDRSAAYATRHIAKNLVAAGLADEVLVQVSYAIGVVEPMGIFVDTYGTAKVDLTDGEIAAKVSEIFDMRPHAIEDRLKLRTPMYSETAAYGHMGRKNEVISKKFVQPNGEVKEVEVELFTWEKLDYVAKVKEAFGL